One genomic window of Punica granatum isolate Tunisia-2019 chromosome 1, ASM765513v2, whole genome shotgun sequence includes the following:
- the LOC116210063 gene encoding zinc finger CCCH domain-containing protein 48-like isoform X2, with protein sequence MEIRGPRAAMPAEEGRYGRLCARTGTKVCSFWLEGRCTRNPCRFLHVELPPPRNNKIACRHPAVKPKSGGGASNGEGSKGKDGFKPEERLCQHWASGISCVKGDKCEFRHSWSRGEGFSLLAKLDGHDKGIAGIAFPSGLDKLYTGSNDGMVKIWDCHTGQCSDTVNVGSEVGCLISEGPWVFAGLRNVIKAWNVENGAVFDLQFSSGLVFSMVVDNNMLFAGCQNGDIMVWRGTSLTSPPQLLTTLKGHTRAVVSLVIGANRLYTGSVDHTIRVWDIQNLVCITTLKGHTNVVMSVLCWDNYLLSCSLDQTIKVWAATSPGGRDLEVIYTHNEDHEVLALKGMHDMEGKPILLCSCDDDTVHLYELPTFAERGRIYSRCKVLALQVAPTGGLFFTGDGVGTLNVWKWSGELKQGML encoded by the exons ATGGAGATCAGGGGACCAAGGGCGGCAATGCCCGCTGAGGAGGGAAGGTACGGAAGACTTTGTGCCCGAACAGGCACCAAGGTCTGCTCCTTCTGGTTAGAGGGACGATGTACCCGGAACCCGTGCAGGTTCCTGCACGTGGAATTGCCGCCCCCGCGGAACAACAAGATCGCCTGCCGTCACCCCGCGGTGAAGCCGAAGAGCGGAGGAGGGGCAAGCAACGGCGAGGGTTCGAAAGGAAAAGACGGGTTCAAGCCAGAGGAGCGACTCTGTCAGCACTGGGCTTCTGGCATCAGTTGCGTGAAAGGCGACAAGTGCGAATTTCGGCATTCTTGGTCCCGCGGTGAAGGCTTCAGCTTGCTGGCCAAACTTGATGGGCATGACAAG GGGATTGCTGGGATCGCGTTTCCATCAGGATTGGACAAACTCTATACCGGCAGCAATGACGGAATGGTGAAAATTTGGGACTGCCACACTGGGCAGTGTTCCGACACGGTCAATGTGGGCAGTGAAGTTGGCTGTTTAATCTCTGAGGGTCCGTGGGTGTTCGCTGGCTTGCGGAATGTCATTAAG GCATGGAACGTCGAGAACGGTGCTGTCTTTGATCTTCAATTTTCTTCCGGGCTGGTTTTCTCGATGGTCGTCGACAACAACATGCTCTTTGCTGGGTGCCAG AATGGTGATATAATGGTTTGGAGAGGCACTTCGCTGACAAGCCCCCCGCAGCTGCTGACAACCTTAAAAG GCCATACCCGAGCAGTTGTTTCACTGGTTATTGGGGCCAATCGGCTGTACACTGGTTCCGTGGACCACACTATAAGG GTTTGGGATATCCAAAATTTAGTGTGTATCACAACGCTAAAGGGGCATACTAATGTGGTGATGTCCGTCCTCTGCTGGGACAACTACCTGCTGTCTTGCTCATTGGACCAGACAATCAAAGTCTGGGCTGCAACTTCACCCGGGGGCAGGGATTTAGAAGTTATATACACCCACAATGAGGATCAT GAAGTCCTTGCACTCAAAGGGATGCATGACATGGAAGGAAAACCCATCCTACTCTGCTCCTGCGACGACGACACTGTGCACCTTTACGAGCTTCCAAC GTTTGCCGAGAGGGGCCGGATATATTCACGGTGCAAAGTTCTAGCCCTGCAAGTTGCTCCCACAGGTGGCCTCTTCTTCACTGGTGATGGAGTCGGAACGTTGAACGTGTGGAAGTGGTCGGGAGAGCTGAAGCAAGGGATGTTGTGA
- the LOC116206279 gene encoding LOW QUALITY PROTEIN: replication protein A 70 kDa DNA-binding subunit E-like (The sequence of the model RefSeq protein was modified relative to this genomic sequence to represent the inferred CDS: inserted 1 base in 1 codon) — MKKESTHYPHCCFVIHLEATSIAQPCFGEDELIPRQQFHFQPISDIEGLESNSIVDVIGVVCFISPASSIMRKNGTETLKRTLRLKDESGRSVELTMWRSFCNAGGQRLQTLCDSGHSPVLAVKSGRISEFNGKAIGTISSTQLTIDPDIEEARRLKEWFDREGKDGPTVSISREVSTMSRTDVRKTISQIKDEKLGTSEKPDWIAVCATIMYIKNDNVCHMGCPIMIGDRQCNKKVTNNGXAKYRCDRCDRCVDECDYRYILQLQIQDHTGIGWVTAYQEAGEEIMGVSAKEMFQLRAEGEDERFGEILRRVLFTKYVFKLKVKEEMFSDEQRVKSTVVKADKMNFPSESWFLLDLLDKSTSDVAGSAVKMEPNAIPSSTMSGLAGGSSGVVQQPSALGGSYPVGPATTQSGQYGSPYGGSRVPGTSPLNPSSCTSSGAIGHSSANCASIMGGPTPATGGQYTSRAAYGQGASGGASDMCYKCHQTGHWARDCPGLSSVPPAYGGRYGTVPR, encoded by the exons ATGAAGAAAGAATCAACCCACTACCCTCACTGCTGTTTT GTGATACATCTCGAGGCAACATCAATTGCACAGCCTTGCTTTGGTGAAGATGAGTTAATCCCGAGGCAGCAATTCCATTTTCAACCCATTAGTGACATCGAGGGGTTGGAGAGCAACAGCATTGTGGATGTGATTGGTGTGGTCTGCTTTATTAGCCCTGCATCATCAATAATGAGGAAAAATGGCACCGAAACTCTGAAGAGAACACTCCGATTGAAGGATGAGTCAGGGCGAAGTGTGGAGCTGACAATGTGGAGAAGTTTCTGTAATGCAGGAGGCCAAAGGCTGCAGACTCTCTGTGATTCTGGCCATTCTCCAGTTCTTGCCGTAAAATCGGGCAGGATCAGTGAATTTAATGGGAAGGCAATTGGTACAATTTCTTCGACGCAGCTAACTATAGATCCTGATATTGAAGAGGCCAGAAGGTTGAAGGAATGGTTTGATAGGGAAGGCAAGGATGGTCCCACTGTTTCTATTTCCAGAGAAGTTTCAACTATGAGCCGGACAGATGTGAGGAAGACAATATCCCAGATCAAAGATGAGAAACTGGGCACTTCGGAGAAGCCGGATTGGATCGCAGTATGTGCGACCATTATGTATATAAAGAATGATAACGTCTGCCACATGGGATGCCCAATAATGATAGGAGATCGACAATGCAACAAGAAGGTCACAAACAATG ATGCGAAGTATAGATGTGATCGCTGTGATCGATGTGTTGATGAATGCGATTATCGGTACATTCTCCAGCTTCAGATACAGGACCATACTGGGATAGGTTGGGTGACTGCTTATCAGGAAGCAGGTGAGGAGATAATGGGAGTGTCAGCAAAAGAAATGTTTCAGCTGAGGGCCGAAGGGGAAGACGAGAGATTCGGAGAAATTCTCCGAAGGGTTCTTTTCACCAAATATGTATTTAAGCTGAAGGTGAAGGAAGAGATGTTCAGTGATGAGCAGCGTGTGAAGTCAACAGTGGTAAAAGCTGATAAGATGAACTTTCCATCTGAGTCTTGGTTCCTTCTAGACTTGCTGGACAAGAGCACCAGTGATGTCGCAGGTTCTGCTGTTAAGATGGAACCTAATGCCATCCCCAGTTCTACAATGAGCGGATTGGCAGGGGGAAGCAGTGGGGTCGTGCAACAGCCTTCAGCATTGGGTGGGAGCTATCCAGTGGGTCCTGCAACAACACAGTCGGGTCAGTATGGAAGTCCATATGGTGGTTCTAGGGTCCCTGGGACAAGCCCGCTGAACCCATCAAGCTGTACGAGCAGTGGCGCAATTGGACACAGCTCAGCGAACTGCGCGAGCATCATGGGTGGGCCGACTCCGGCAACGGGCGGGCAGTATACAAGCCGAGCTGCTTATGGGCAAGGAGCGAGCGGGGGTGCTTCTGATATGTGCTACAAGTGCCACCAGACAGGGCATTGGGCAAGAGACTGCCCAGGGCTCAGTTCTGTCCCTCCAGCTTATGGAGGGAGGTATGGAACAGTTCCGAGGTGA
- the LOC116210076 gene encoding replication protein A 70 kDa DNA-binding subunit C-like encodes MPNNDRRSTMQQEGHKQWDGKYRCDRCDRCVDECDYRYILQLQIQDHTGIGWVTAYQEAGEEIMGVSAKEMFQLRAEGEDERFGEILRRVLFTKYVFKLKVKEEMFSDEQRVKSTVVKADKMNFPSESRFLLDLLDKSTSDVAGSAVKMEPNAIPSSTMSGLAGGSSGVVQQPSALGGSYPVGPATTQSGQYGSPYGGSRVPGTSPLNPSSCTSSGAIGHSSANCASIMGGPTPATGGQYTSRAAYGQGASGGASDMCYKCHQTGHWARDCPGLSSVPPAYGGRYGTVPR; translated from the coding sequence ATGCCCAATAATGATAGGAGATCGACAATGCAACAAGAAGGTCACAAACAATGGGATGGGAAGTATAGATGTGATCGCTGTGATCGATGTGTTGATGAATGCGATTACCGGTACATTCTCCAGCTTCAGATACAGGACCATACTGGGATAGGTTGGGTGACTGCTTATCAGGAAGCAGGTGAGGAGATAATGGGAGTGTCTGCAAAGGAAATGTTTCAGCTGAGGGCCGAAGGGGAAGACGAGAGATTCGGAGAAATTCTCCGAAGGGTTCTTTTCACCAAATATGTATTTAAGCTGAAGGTGAAGGAAGAGATGTTCAGTGATGAGCAGCGTGTGAAGTCAACAGTGGTAAAAGCTGATAAGATGAACTTTCCATCTGAGTCTCGGTTCCTTCTGGACTTGCTGGACAAGAGCACCAGTGATGTCGCAGGTTCTGCTGTTAAGATGGAACCTAATGCCATCCCCAGTTCTACAATGAGCGGATTGGCAGGGGGAAGCAGTGGGGTCGTGCAACAGCCTTCAGCATTGGGTGGGAGCTATCCAGTGGGTCCTGCAACAACACAGTCGGGTCAGTATGGAAGTCCATATGGTGGTTCTAGGGTCCCTGGGACAAGCCCGCTGAACCCATCAAGCTGTACGAGCAGTGGCGCAATTGGACACAGCTCAGCGAACTGCGCGAGCATCATGGGTGGGCCGACTCCGGCAACGGGCGGGCAGTATACAAGCCGAGCTGCTTATGGGCAAGGAGCGAGCGGGGGTGCTTCTGATATGTGCTACAAGTGCCACCAGACAGGGCATTGGGCAAGAGACTGCCCAGGGCTCAGTTCTGTCCCTCCAGCTTATGGAGGGAGGTATGGAACAGTTCCGAGGTGA
- the LOC116210086 gene encoding zinc finger CCCH domain-containing protein 48-like: protein MEVRGPRAAMPTEEGRYGRLWARTGTKVCSFWLEGRCTRNPCRFLHVELPPPRNNNIACRHPVVKPKSGGGASNGKGSKGKDGFKPEERLCQHWVSGISCVKGDKCEFRHSWSRGEGFSLLAKLDGHDKGIAGIAFPSGLDKLYTGSNDGMVKIWDCHTGQCSDTVNVGSEVGCLISEGPWVFAGLRNVIKVSE, encoded by the exons ATGGAAGTCAGGGGACCAAGGGCGGCAATGCCCACTGAGGAGGGAAGGTACGGAAGACTTTGGGCCCGAACAGGCACCAAGGTCTGCTCCTTCTGGTTAGAGGGACGATGTACCCGGAACCCGTGCAGGTTCCTGCACGTGGAATTGCCGCCCCCGCGGAACAACAACATCGCCTGCCGTCACCCCGTGGTGAAGCCGAAGAGCGGAGGAGGGGCAAGCAACGGCAAGGGTTCGAAAGGAAAAGACGGGTTCAAGCCAGAGGAGCGACTCTGTCAGCACTGGGTTTCTGGCATCAGTTGCGTGAAAGGCGACAAGTGCGAATTTCGGCATTCTTGGTCCCGCGGTGAAGGCTTCAGCTTGCTGGCCAAACTTGATGGTCATGACAAG GGGATTGCTGGGATCGCGTTTCCATCAGGATTGGACAAACTCTATACCGGCAGCAATGACGGAATGGTGAAAATTTGGGACTGCCACACTGGGCAGTGTTCCGACACGGTCAATGTGGGCAGTGAAGTTGGCTGTTTAATCTCTGAGGGTCCGTGGGTGTTCGCTGGCTTGCGGAACGTCATTAAGgtgagtgagtga
- the LOC116210063 gene encoding zinc finger CCCH domain-containing protein 48-like isoform X1, with product MEIRGPRAAMPAEEGRYGRLCARTGTKVCSFWLEGRCTRNPCRFLHVELPPPRNNKIACRHPAVKPKSGGGASNGEGSKGKDGFKPEERLCQHWASGISCVKGDKCEFRHSWSRGEGFSLLAKLDGHDKGIAGIAFPSGLDKLYTGSNDGMVKIWDCHTGQCSDTVNVGSEVGCLISEGPWVFAGLRNVIKAWNVENGAVFDLQFSSGLVFSMVVDNNMLFAGCQNGDIMVWRGTSLTSPPQLLTTLKGHTRAVVSLVIGANRLYTGSVDHTIRVWDIQNLVCITTLKGHTNVVMSVLCWDNYLLSCSLDQTIKVWAATSPGGRDLEVIYTHNEDHEVLALKGMHDMEGKPILLCSCDDDTVHLYELPTFAERGRIYSRCKVLALQVAPTGGLFFTGDGVGTLNVWKWSGELKQGML from the exons ATGGAGATCAGGGGACCAAGGGCGGCAATGCCCGCTGAGGAGGGAAGGTACGGAAGACTTTGTGCCCGAACAGGCACCAAGGTCTGCTCCTTCTGGTTAGAGGGACGATGTACCCGGAACCCGTGCAGGTTCCTGCACGTGGAATTGCCGCCCCCGCGGAACAACAAGATCGCCTGCCGTCACCCCGCGGTGAAGCCGAAGAGCGGAGGAGGGGCAAGCAACGGCGAGGGTTCGAAAGGAAAAGACGGGTTCAAGCCAGAGGAGCGACTCTGTCAGCACTGGGCTTCTGGCATCAGTTGCGTGAAAGGCGACAAGTGCGAATTTCGGCATTCTTGGTCCCGCGGTGAAGGCTTCAGCTTGCTGGCCAAACTTGATGGGCATGACAAG GGGATTGCTGGGATCGCGTTTCCATCAGGATTGGACAAACTCTATACCGGCAGCAATGACGGAATGGTGAAAATTTGGGACTGCCACACTGGGCAGTGTTCCGACACGGTCAATGTGGGCAGTGAAGTTGGCTGTTTAATCTCTGAGGGTCCGTGGGTGTTCGCTGGCTTGCGGAATGTCATTAAG GCATGGAACGTCGAGAACGGTGCTGTCTTTGATCTTCAATTTTCTTCCGGGCTGGTTTTCTCGATGGTCGTCGACAACAACATGCTCTTTGCTGGGTGCCAG AATGGTGATATAATGGTTTGGAGAGGCACTTCGCTGACAAGCCCCCCGCAGCTGCTGACAACCTTAAAAGGCCATACCCGAGCAGTTGTTTCACTGGTTATTGGGGCCAATCGGCTGTACACTGGTTCCGTGGACCACACTATAAGG GTTTGGGATATCCAAAATTTAGTGTGTATCACAACGCTAAAGGGGCATACTAATGTGGTGATGTCCGTCCTCTGCTGGGACAACTACCTGCTGTCTTGCTCATTGGACCAGACAATCAAAGTCTGGGCTGCAACTTCACCCGGGGGCAGGGATTTAGAAGTTATATACACCCACAATGAGGATCAT GAAGTCCTTGCACTCAAAGGGATGCATGACATGGAAGGAAAACCCATCCTACTCTGCTCCTGCGACGACGACACTGTGCACCTTTACGAGCTTCCAAC GTTTGCCGAGAGGGGCCGGATATATTCACGGTGCAAAGTTCTAGCCCTGCAAGTTGCTCCCACAGGTGGCCTCTTCTTCACTGGTGATGGAGTCGGAACGTTGAACGTGTGGAAGTGGTCGGGAGAGCTGAAGCAAGGGATGTTGTGA